A genomic region of Oryza glaberrima chromosome 1, OglaRS2, whole genome shotgun sequence contains the following coding sequences:
- the LOC127776847 gene encoding dual specificity protein phosphatase PHS1-like isoform X1, which translates to MEEGFVESGSFSRSSSGGFEEWMALVRKRNGSGTPSSSSPQQPRPGGFAAQSSVSSEGLELGHPYSDAIDYSLSYQLPTTSLWDRLGRVTMMDIESSDFNWSSLSSLHHTKHTDTSTEPYEDDTSRSFEVTVNSGGVVFIALFKTSEYDDLPSKETAAVIKIAPSRMATQSERFGYELAKWLGVRTPQGRVIHNFSSEWHQMKDAVENARDAAISSCDELEEMICTEMLEALELSRCLFLMNYVHGSPLLENTMPFDSHDSAEKTAEALGRVLILDLVLRNEDRLRCRPLGWRGNYANLLVADRNAYANLDSLDDVYDSAIIRYKPEIIRSPQNRKPRRAVSISGSIGSDTSDLMLPDNPSQPEISSFHIIAIDSGVPRRPPACKRAKDQESYPKLVELTLNNWDYSSNLLFELSFGKLGIPGPEEFDVSSDLSYHSPLSESDMVAAVNSFRGGFRSALRDLQRFHIFLVTLYQKLDGLLKIFFNLMYKVLNEYDREDAGSSDSPCSTETHMDSNDSEVPKHMRRPSRTLSRDNFDLSSPSSRESFMIKNFKGSSDASRGLRLTMKLRDFNKYAKADGELCKEIEQWNDMLRTEVVKLCQDNSFNTGFFEGIDNSIAVDAYELKVRLEHILERISLISDAASTERPSQITDYLYIGGALAARSTYTLKHLGITHVLCLCANEIGQAESQQPDHFDYRNFSINDDENADISDVFQDASDFIDYVQHLHGKVLVHCFEGKSRSTTVVLAYLMLRKKFTLLEAWNMLKKVHRRAHPNDGFAKVLLDLDKKLHGKISMEWHHRRPAMKVCPICGKNAGLSSSSLKLHLQKAHRKISSGSVDTAMTLEIQKAVEAIKAGRGGGDSPTHNAEKVTS; encoded by the exons ATGGAAGAGGGATTCGTGGAATCAGGATCCttctcccgctcctcctcc GGTGGTTTCGAGGAATGGATGGCGCTGGTGAGGAAACGCAATGGGAGTGGGAcgccctcctcgtcgtctccgcAGCAGCCCAGGCCTGGTGGATTTGCTGCCCAATCTTCAGTCAG TTCAGAGGGACTAGAACTTGGTCACCCTTATAGCGATGCGATTGACTATAGCTTATCATACCAACTACCAACAACAAGCTTATGGGATAGGCTTGGGAGGGTTACTATGATGGACATCGAGTCAAGTGACTTCAACTGgagctctctctcttcactgcACCATACAAAACATACTGATACTAGTACAGAACCCTACGAGGATGACACCAGCAGAAGTTTTGAG GTTACAGTAAATTCTGGAGGAGTTGTTTTCATTGCATTATTCAAAACATCTGAATATGATGACCTTCCTTCCAAGGAGACTGCAGCGGTCATTAAAATAGCGCCTTCAAGGATGGCCACTCAATCAGAACGCTTTGGCTATGAACTTGCGAAATGGCTTGGAGTGAGGACTCCTCAG GGCAGAGTGATTCACAACTTCTCATCTGAATGGCATCAAATGAAGGATGCAGTTGAGAACGCTCGGGATGCAGCGATATCTTCTTGTGATGAACTCGAGGAAATGATTTGCACTGAGATGCTAGAGGCGCTCGAATTGAGCCGATGCTTATTCCTAATGAA TTATGTACATGGCTCCCCTCTGCTAGAGAACACAATGCCATTTGATTCACATGATtctgctgaaaaaactgctgAAGCTTTAGGAAGGGTCTTGATACTGGACCTTGTACTGAGAAATGAAGACAGGTTGCGATGCCGCCCCCTTGGTTGGCGAGGAAATTACGCAAATTTACTTGTTGCCGACAGGAATGCTTATGCAAACCTCGATTCATTAGATGATGTTTATGATTCTGCAATCATTCGTTACAAGCCAGAGATCATCAGAAGCCCTCAGAATCGGAAGCCGAGAAGAGCAGTTTCAATAAGTGGCAGTATTGGCTCAGATACATCTGATCTCATGTTGCCGGACAATCCTAGTCAGCCTGAGATTTCCAGCTTTCACATCATAGCCATTGATTCAGGTGTTCCACGCAGACCGCCTGCTTGCAAACGGGCAAAAGATCAAGAGAGCTATCCAAAGCTTGTGGAACTTACACTCAACAATTGGGATTACTCTTCTAACCTTTTGTTTGAACTGTCATTTGGAAAACTCGGTATCCCAGGACCTGAAGAATTTGATGTGTCATCTGATCTTAGTTACCATTCTCCTCTGTCCGAAAGTGATATGGTAGCTGCGGTGAATTCCTTCCGAGGAGGTTTTCGTAGTGCTTTGAGGGACCTTCAACGATTCCACATTTTCCTCGTCACACTTTACCAGAAGCTGGATGGCCTATTGAAAATCTTTTTCAATCttatgtataaagtattaaatgaaTATGACAGGGAAGACGCTGGTTCATCTGATTCACCGTGTTCCACAGAGACACACATGGATTCAAATGATTCTGAAGTTCCGAAGCATATGCGTAGGCCTTCCCGTACTTTATCCCGTGACAATTTTGACCTATCATCTCCTTCCAGTCGAGAGAGCTTTATGATTAAGAATTTCAAAGGAAGCAGTGATGCTTCCCGTGGATTGCGGCTGACAATGAAACTACGGGATTTTAATAAGTATGCTAAG GCAGACGGTGAATTATGCAAAGAAATAGAACAATGGAATGACATGCTCAGGACTGAAGTTGTGAAATTGTGTCAGGACAACAGTTTTAACACAGGTTTCTTTGAAGGAATAGATAATAGCATTGCAGTTGATGCTTATGAATTGAAG GTTCGACTTGAGCACATTCTTGAGAGGATATCATTGATTTCTGATGCTGCAAGCACCGAGCGTCCTTCTCAGATCACGGATTATTTGTATATTGGTGGTGCTCTAGCTGCTCGGTCAACATATACACTTAAACACCTTGGCATAACCCATGTTTTATGCTTGTGCGCAAATGAAATTGGGCAAGCAGAATCTCAGCAGCCTGATCATTTCGACTATCGGAACTTCTCA ATTAACGATGATGAAAATGCAGACATCAGTGATGTCTTCCAAGATGCTTCAGATTTCATTGATTATGTTCAACACCTACATGGCAAAGTACTCGTCCATTGTTTTGAAGGAAAAAGTCGGAGCACAACTGTTGTTCTTGCTTACCTGATGCTGAGAAA AAAATTCACTCTTCTGGAAGCATGGAACATGCTAAAGAAGGTGCACCGACGAGCGCACCCAAACGACGGCTTCGCCAAGGTCTTGTTGGATCTTGACAAGAAACTGCATGGTAAAATCTCCATGGAGTGGCACCACAGGAGGCCTGCAATGAAGGTGTGCCCCATCTGCGGCAAGAACGCTGGGCTCAGCAGCAGTTCACTGAAGCTCCACCTGCAGAAGGCGCACCGGAAGATATCGTCGGGGAGTGTCGACACCGCCATGACGCTGGAGATCCAGAAGGCGGTGGAGGCGATCAAGGctgggcgtggcggcggcgacagcccGACGCATAACGCTGAGAAGGTTACTTCCTGA
- the LOC127776847 gene encoding dual specificity protein phosphatase PHS1-like isoform X2 gives MALVRKRNGSGTPSSSSPQQPRPGGFAAQSSVSSEGLELGHPYSDAIDYSLSYQLPTTSLWDRLGRVTMMDIESSDFNWSSLSSLHHTKHTDTSTEPYEDDTSRSFEVTVNSGGVVFIALFKTSEYDDLPSKETAAVIKIAPSRMATQSERFGYELAKWLGVRTPQGRVIHNFSSEWHQMKDAVENARDAAISSCDELEEMICTEMLEALELSRCLFLMNYVHGSPLLENTMPFDSHDSAEKTAEALGRVLILDLVLRNEDRLRCRPLGWRGNYANLLVADRNAYANLDSLDDVYDSAIIRYKPEIIRSPQNRKPRRAVSISGSIGSDTSDLMLPDNPSQPEISSFHIIAIDSGVPRRPPACKRAKDQESYPKLVELTLNNWDYSSNLLFELSFGKLGIPGPEEFDVSSDLSYHSPLSESDMVAAVNSFRGGFRSALRDLQRFHIFLVTLYQKLDGLLKIFFNLMYKVLNEYDREDAGSSDSPCSTETHMDSNDSEVPKHMRRPSRTLSRDNFDLSSPSSRESFMIKNFKGSSDASRGLRLTMKLRDFNKYAKADGELCKEIEQWNDMLRTEVVKLCQDNSFNTGFFEGIDNSIAVDAYELKVRLEHILERISLISDAASTERPSQITDYLYIGGALAARSTYTLKHLGITHVLCLCANEIGQAESQQPDHFDYRNFSINDDENADISDVFQDASDFIDYVQHLHGKVLVHCFEGKSRSTTVVLAYLMLRKKFTLLEAWNMLKKVHRRAHPNDGFAKVLLDLDKKLHGKISMEWHHRRPAMKVCPICGKNAGLSSSSLKLHLQKAHRKISSGSVDTAMTLEIQKAVEAIKAGRGGGDSPTHNAEKVTS, from the exons ATGGCGCTGGTGAGGAAACGCAATGGGAGTGGGAcgccctcctcgtcgtctccgcAGCAGCCCAGGCCTGGTGGATTTGCTGCCCAATCTTCAGTCAG TTCAGAGGGACTAGAACTTGGTCACCCTTATAGCGATGCGATTGACTATAGCTTATCATACCAACTACCAACAACAAGCTTATGGGATAGGCTTGGGAGGGTTACTATGATGGACATCGAGTCAAGTGACTTCAACTGgagctctctctcttcactgcACCATACAAAACATACTGATACTAGTACAGAACCCTACGAGGATGACACCAGCAGAAGTTTTGAG GTTACAGTAAATTCTGGAGGAGTTGTTTTCATTGCATTATTCAAAACATCTGAATATGATGACCTTCCTTCCAAGGAGACTGCAGCGGTCATTAAAATAGCGCCTTCAAGGATGGCCACTCAATCAGAACGCTTTGGCTATGAACTTGCGAAATGGCTTGGAGTGAGGACTCCTCAG GGCAGAGTGATTCACAACTTCTCATCTGAATGGCATCAAATGAAGGATGCAGTTGAGAACGCTCGGGATGCAGCGATATCTTCTTGTGATGAACTCGAGGAAATGATTTGCACTGAGATGCTAGAGGCGCTCGAATTGAGCCGATGCTTATTCCTAATGAA TTATGTACATGGCTCCCCTCTGCTAGAGAACACAATGCCATTTGATTCACATGATtctgctgaaaaaactgctgAAGCTTTAGGAAGGGTCTTGATACTGGACCTTGTACTGAGAAATGAAGACAGGTTGCGATGCCGCCCCCTTGGTTGGCGAGGAAATTACGCAAATTTACTTGTTGCCGACAGGAATGCTTATGCAAACCTCGATTCATTAGATGATGTTTATGATTCTGCAATCATTCGTTACAAGCCAGAGATCATCAGAAGCCCTCAGAATCGGAAGCCGAGAAGAGCAGTTTCAATAAGTGGCAGTATTGGCTCAGATACATCTGATCTCATGTTGCCGGACAATCCTAGTCAGCCTGAGATTTCCAGCTTTCACATCATAGCCATTGATTCAGGTGTTCCACGCAGACCGCCTGCTTGCAAACGGGCAAAAGATCAAGAGAGCTATCCAAAGCTTGTGGAACTTACACTCAACAATTGGGATTACTCTTCTAACCTTTTGTTTGAACTGTCATTTGGAAAACTCGGTATCCCAGGACCTGAAGAATTTGATGTGTCATCTGATCTTAGTTACCATTCTCCTCTGTCCGAAAGTGATATGGTAGCTGCGGTGAATTCCTTCCGAGGAGGTTTTCGTAGTGCTTTGAGGGACCTTCAACGATTCCACATTTTCCTCGTCACACTTTACCAGAAGCTGGATGGCCTATTGAAAATCTTTTTCAATCttatgtataaagtattaaatgaaTATGACAGGGAAGACGCTGGTTCATCTGATTCACCGTGTTCCACAGAGACACACATGGATTCAAATGATTCTGAAGTTCCGAAGCATATGCGTAGGCCTTCCCGTACTTTATCCCGTGACAATTTTGACCTATCATCTCCTTCCAGTCGAGAGAGCTTTATGATTAAGAATTTCAAAGGAAGCAGTGATGCTTCCCGTGGATTGCGGCTGACAATGAAACTACGGGATTTTAATAAGTATGCTAAG GCAGACGGTGAATTATGCAAAGAAATAGAACAATGGAATGACATGCTCAGGACTGAAGTTGTGAAATTGTGTCAGGACAACAGTTTTAACACAGGTTTCTTTGAAGGAATAGATAATAGCATTGCAGTTGATGCTTATGAATTGAAG GTTCGACTTGAGCACATTCTTGAGAGGATATCATTGATTTCTGATGCTGCAAGCACCGAGCGTCCTTCTCAGATCACGGATTATTTGTATATTGGTGGTGCTCTAGCTGCTCGGTCAACATATACACTTAAACACCTTGGCATAACCCATGTTTTATGCTTGTGCGCAAATGAAATTGGGCAAGCAGAATCTCAGCAGCCTGATCATTTCGACTATCGGAACTTCTCA ATTAACGATGATGAAAATGCAGACATCAGTGATGTCTTCCAAGATGCTTCAGATTTCATTGATTATGTTCAACACCTACATGGCAAAGTACTCGTCCATTGTTTTGAAGGAAAAAGTCGGAGCACAACTGTTGTTCTTGCTTACCTGATGCTGAGAAA AAAATTCACTCTTCTGGAAGCATGGAACATGCTAAAGAAGGTGCACCGACGAGCGCACCCAAACGACGGCTTCGCCAAGGTCTTGTTGGATCTTGACAAGAAACTGCATGGTAAAATCTCCATGGAGTGGCACCACAGGAGGCCTGCAATGAAGGTGTGCCCCATCTGCGGCAAGAACGCTGGGCTCAGCAGCAGTTCACTGAAGCTCCACCTGCAGAAGGCGCACCGGAAGATATCGTCGGGGAGTGTCGACACCGCCATGACGCTGGAGATCCAGAAGGCGGTGGAGGCGATCAAGGctgggcgtggcggcggcgacagcccGACGCATAACGCTGAGAAGGTTACTTCCTGA
- the LOC127776860 gene encoding glycine-rich domain-containing protein 1: MSGPGGREREAAGPAFSFSVDLAAAARRLLALLRSRDGERGGAGVVGPRSVRRYEELWMPLVAAEGAGGEAPMLVPPPDVRLVWLCHCFHHESYAAYCASRFGRLINRPSILDADNEEYAADHCQEVWVAHYPSEPFDLEDNETEGNSSNDKSADEIIEMVQRYTGLAARFASPFISEGVYHVAARRRYMRFLELIKKIVSTTQGNTRLVPSLDILLMWLAHQSFPVSYDADMAAMAIKDNVAKIVVGYGEVVSEDMVDRTRVLWEEAYDEPYDTAGSEIDKAEVDAAREAFYWETAASEEDANRLYKGLQPRFIMEVYVFLKGEFDSEHTSKEFLRLRTQRCYRSLKLNKPLFNLSCKNWQKKWHLYCEFSTRGLIVEVRRSTSGCFRNSKLIKNISFSWSDMLHEKSLTLTEELDVRMKAMASITPPVQAPYLLKCVPDRVTDDGGAMISDVILRTKGYRPQEGRWLTRTVLDHSGKECFVIRMRIGRGFWRRGAETPIAVKWEDRIIEIREGSWSYIANASSIGYAPEKVVGTATPEKDQQDNKVVWHFSTGDVLTVKLGDDLNFHLRNESSGEEARLLVGRRLNYRINKESTLNDRNDEEEYLTLVRTSPDHQGDRATMLLNWKLLVVEFLPEEDAVFALLLCMAIARTMTEIRREDVSGLLVRRRICETKVGQRDWGSVMLPNSPSLDPHLQPWYRNAAHVLSSAETASNGMMLMKYSPADGKDELYRKAVIP; the protein is encoded by the exons ATGTCCGGCCCCGGCgggcgggagcgggaggcggcggggcccGCGTTCTCCTTCTCCGTCGAcctcgcggcggccgcgcgccggCTGCTCGCGCTCCTCCGCTCCAGGGACGGGGAGCGGGGTGGAGCTGGGGTGGTGGGGCCGCGGTCCGTGCGGAGGTACGAGGAGCTGTGGATGCCgctcgtggcggcggagggggcgggaggggaggcgccgaTGCTGGTGCCGCCGCCAGACGTGCGGCTCGTCTGGCTCTGCCACTGCTTCCACCAT GAGAGCTATGCTGCTTACTGTGCATCAAGGTTTGGACGCCTCATCAACCGTCCGTCGATCCTTGATGCTGATAATGAAGAATATGCCGCTGACCACTGTCAGGAGGTCTGGGTTGCACACTATCCATCGGAGCCATTTGATCTCGAAGATAATGAAACTGAAGGAAACAGTAGTAATGACAAATCTGCTGATGAAATTATCGAAATGGTTCAAAGATATACTGGCCTAGCAGCCCGCTTTGCCTCACCCTTCATCTCAGAAGGTGTCTATCATGTTGCTGCTAGGCGGAGATACATGCGTTTCCTTGAACTTATCAAGAAAATTGTGAGTACAACCCAAGGAAACACGCGGCTGGTGCCTAGCCTGGACATACTGCTAATGTGGCTCGCTCACCAG AGTTTCCCGGTGAGCTATGATGCAGACATGGCAGCGATGGCCATCAAGGACAATGTTGCAAAAATAGTTGTGGGTTATGGGGAAGTGGTGAGTGAAGACATGGTGGACAGAACAAGGGTATTGTGGGAGGAGGCATACGATGAACCATATGATACGGCTGGATCGGAGATTGATAAAGCAGAAGTTGATGCAGCGAGAGAAGCATTCTATTGGGAGACAGCAGCATCAGAAGAGGATGCCAATCGACTGTACAAAGGGCTGCAACCTAGGTTCATTATGGAG GTATATGTGTTCCTGAAAGGAGAATTTGACAGTGAACACACCAGTAAGGAATTCCTACGTTTGCGAACACAGAGATGTTACAGGTCACTAAAGCTCAACAAACCACTGTTCAATTTATCCTGCAAAAACTGGCAAAAAAAATGGCACCTATATTGTGAGTTTTCAACAAGAGGCCTCATCGTTGAGGTCAGACGCAGCACAAGTGGGTGCTTCAGGAACAGCAAGCTCATCAAGAACATCTCATTCTCATGGAGTGATATGTTGCATGAGAAATCCCTCACGCTTACAGAGGAGCTTGATGTTAGGATGAAAGCAATGGCATCAATCACCCCTCCAGTTCAAGCTCCATACTTGTTGAAGTGCGTACCTGACCGAGTCACCGATGATGGTGGGGCTATGATTTCTGATGTCATATTGCGGACAAAAGGTTACCGTCCACAAGAAGGACGATGGCTGACTCGCACAGTGCTTGATCATAGTGGGAAAGAATGTTTTGTCATTCGGATGAG AATAGGCAGAGGGTTTTGGCGGAGAGGTGCTGAAACTCCCATAGCAGTGAAATGGGAGGACAGAATCATTGAGATTAGAGAGGGTTCATGGTCATACATTGCAAATGCAAGCTCCATCGGTTATGCTCCTG AGAAGGTGGTGGGAACAGCAACCCCAGAAAAAGATCAACAGGACAACAAGGTGGTTTGGCACTTTTCAACAGGAGATGTACTGACGGTAAAGTTGGGAGACGACTTAAACTTTCATCTTCGAAATGAAAGCTCAGGAGAAGAG GCAAGGCTTCTTGTAGGGAGGAGATTGAACTACAGAATAAACAAGGAAAGCACATTAAATGACCGCAATGATGAGGAGGAATACCTTACCCTAGTTCGTACATCACCTGATCATCAAGGTGACAGAGCAACTATGCTCCTCAACTGGAAACTACTTGTGGTAGAATTCTTACCTGAAGAGGATGCAGTTTTTGCGCTTCTCCTGTGCATGGCAATCGCACGAACCATGACAGAGATTAGGAGAGAAGATGTATCTGGGCTTTTGGTACGACGAAGAATATGTGAAACGAAGGTTGGGCAGAGAGACTGGGGTTCAGTGATGCTCCCAAACTCACCTTCTCTTGATCCTCATTTGCAACCGTGGTATCGAAATGCAGCGCATGTATTAAGCTCTGCAGAAACAGCGTCTAACGGGATGATGCTTATGAAGTATTCACCTGCTGATGGCAAGGATGAGTTGTACAGGAAAGCTGTTATACCTTGA
- the LOC127771000 gene encoding uncharacterized protein LOC127771000 produces MKTLSVPEISSSKKLSDEVTQSSEASEEESDEDMKEPITRLSAHGFLSLMISAVGNYIIPLLTSHSEPEQTAKRSAMPIAVFCLGMITLVIGYGMRFPILQPKQQYGSGVVLHITTAGKVLNSYVFLLLINTRYISLAVFPAIMLVFIGALCRKFWVEETCRRQLRHDSPGDSKASSVLRKSEEQLTLVVAVLPFWLQLPGVMLARGTSWQQDRVLVSHFLVFISSTMVALATLIARTVPAGIYPGVSRVLPVMHRTCIVLILVSVHTMSGEWFGTKSMALACTPELVALLIWFSVHLNHAHDARACKIICLVAVSLLWAWAATYDEMAILQGYWRSSFWGISGLSGGLCYFSSWILKQWPKDSFRPTSDHHALLLLQLLRISAEISLFTSVPSIALQLPRWVRRISAQIRLLASVPITALQLARCVSTISVNILMYCVCFLSLNNVDKYHPGMSTASISRQVLQPMLFVLPSILISHFTSK; encoded by the exons ATGAAGACACTCAGCGTGCCCGAGATATCGTCGTCAAAAAAATTGAGCGACGAAGTCACTCAATCTTCTGAAGCCAGCGAGGAAGAGAGCGACGAGGACATGAAAGAG CCAATTACAAGATTGTCCGCGCATGGTTTCCTGTCGCTAATGATATCCGCGGTCGGCAACTATATAATTCCTCTTCTAACAAGTCACAGCGAGCCCGAGCAAACGGCTAAACGGTCCGCGATGCCAATAGCTGTTTTCTGTCTCGGCATGATCACTCTTGTGATTGGCTATGGCATGCGTTTCCCGATACTTCAACCCAAACAACAATATGGCTCCGGGGTTGTGTTGCACATCACCACTGCCGGCAAAGTGCTGAATTCTTACGTGTTCCTGCTCCTGATTAACACAAGGTATATCAGCCTCGCCGTGTTCCCAGCTATCATGCTTGTGTTCATCGGCGCTCTGTGCCGCAAGTTCTGGGTAGAAGAAACCTGCAGGAGGCAACTTCGACATGATTCCCCCGGTGATTCCAAAGCTAGCAGCGTCTTGCGTAAATCTGAAGAGCAGCTGACGCTAGTCGTAGCGGTGCTACCATTTTGGCTGCAGCTACCAGGCGTGATGCTTGCCCGAGGAACCAGCTGGCAGCAAGATCGTGTTTTGGTCTCTCATTTCCTAGTGTTCATCAGCTCCACTATGGTTGCTCTGGCGACACTAATCGCCCGCACGGTGCCAGCCGGGATCTATCCTGGCGTATCACGCGTGTTGCCAGTGATGCACAGGACATGCATCGTCCTCATTCTAGTGTCGGTGCACACCATGTCCGGAGAATGGTTTGGGACGAAGAGCATGGCACTGGCCTGCACGCCGGAGCTTGTTGCCCTGCTCATATGGTTCTCCGTTCACCTCAACCATGCCCACGATGCCCGTGCGTGCAAAATCATTTGCCTCGTCGCGGTTTCCTTGCTGTGGGCATGGGCGGCTACATATGATGAGATGGCGATCCTGCAGGGTTATTGGAGGAGTAGTTTTTGGGGCATCTCAGGCTTGTCAGGGGGACTGTGCTACTTCAGCTCATGGATCTTGAAGCAATGGCCAAAAGATAGCTTCAGGCCTACCTCTGATCACCATGCACTGCTTCTGCTGCAGCTGCTCCGAATTTCTGCAGAAATTTCCTTATTCACATCAGTTCCAAGTATCGCCTTGCAACTTCCTCGTTGGGTGCGCCGAATTTCCGCGCAAATTCGCTTACTCGCATCAGTTCCGATTACTGCCCTTCAACTTGCTCGTTGTGTCTCGACGATATCAGTCAACATACTGATGTACTGCGTGTGTTTCCTTTCACTGAACAACGTCGACAAGTACCATCCAGGCATGAGTACTGCCTCCATATCCAGACAAGTACTGCAACCGATGCTGTTTGTACTGCCGAGCATACTGATATCTCACTTCACGAGCAAATGA
- the LOC127760121 gene encoding uncharacterized protein LOC127760121 gives MDCKDSLKNRIRIFTEAVVVMVCPVLLSFALKKVDLTANRSKQIVDSISPIGALTLEAGILPFLGLCLSTVLGERLAWLVLASKLLIHLCVILLMVLAFVILLLISKSNIVCLSIWIPFVPFILWLGYNSMKDEEHENADDATKSAHHRKLEISVDFSASVTALLFLGLEGLALEGQASAIKGLDAHLSASLIVSFATCVLGVVFMLVGTAPPVYGMGRLVDSLRILDTSLAIAFGVIVVLITIAPLKEAAWLVSIPWILSFFVWLFISLFDHDEGEDRDVKPVSLELTKAAFTGFLAVSIPSFSNSSTSGGYTHAFIVLTGSAVLPGLAWRLITHVKKPSRAMVWAENVASSCAHICVAAAVVPFASISMTVLRSLES, from the exons ATG GATTGTAAGGACTCTCTGAAGAATCGCATCCGGATATTCACTGAAGCAGTAGTGGTCATGGTTTGCCCAGTCCTTCTCTCGTTCGCGCTAAAGAAGGTGGACCTGACGGCCAATCGAAGCAAACAAATCGTGGACAGCATTTCCCCAATTGGAGCGTTAACTCTGGAAGCTGGTATACTCCCTTTCCTCGGCCTCTGCCTCTCCACGGTGCTCGGAGAGAGGCTCGCGTGGCTCGTATTGGCCTCGAAGCTGCTCATCCACCTATGTGTCATTCTTCTCATGGTGCTGGCCTTTGTGATTCTGCTACTCATCAGCAAGAGTAACATTGTCTGCCTAAGCATCTGGATCCCCTTCGTCCCCTTCATCCTATGGCTAGGCTACAACTCCATGAAGGATGAGGAGCATGAGAACGCCGACGACGCCACGAAATCAGCCCACCACAGGAAGCTGGAAATCTCGGTTGATTTCTCTGCTAGTGTCACCGCCCTTCTGTTCCTGGGATTAGAAGGTCTTGCGTTGGAGGGACAGGCCAGCGCCATCAAGGGGCTGGATGCTCACCTTTCCGCCTCCCTCATCGTCAGTTTCGCGACCTGCGTCCTGGGTGTAGTCTTCATGCTTGTTGGAACGGCTCCACCGGTGTACGGCATGGGCCGCTTGGTGGATTCCTTGAGGATCTTGGATACCTCTCTGGCAATAGCGTTCGGGGTGATCGTCGTGCTAATCACAATTGCACCTCTGAAGGAGGCGGCGTGGTTAGTATCCATCCCGTGGATCCTTTCCTTTTTCGTGTGGTTGTTCATCAGTTTGTTCGACCACGACGAGGGAGAGGACAGGGATGTGAAGCCGGTGTCTCTAGAGCTGACCAAGGCAGCGTTCACAGGGTTCTTGGCCGTCTCCATACCGAGCTTCAGCAATAGCTCCACCAGCGGCGGCTACACCCACGCTTTCATAGTGCTTACTGGGTCAGCTGTCCTCCCTGGCCTCGCGTGGAGGCTGATCACGCACGTGAAGAAGCCGTCGCGAGCCATGGTCTGGGCTGAAAATGTAGCTTCTTCGTGTGCGCACATCTGTGTTGCGGCGGCTGTTGTTCCATTTGCAAGCATATCCATGACGGTGCTCAGGTCTCTCGAAAGTTAG